The Clostridium botulinum BKT015925 genome includes the window TAAATGTTATGGCTCTATACATAGAACCTGTATTTATATACATAAGATTAAATTTATCTGCCACCATTTTTGCTATCGTACTTTTTCCAGCTCCTGCTGGTCCATCTATTGCTACGTTTATTTTCAACATGATACCGCCTTTCTTCTTTCATACTTAGTATCTAAGTACTAAGTAATATATCCTATATTCTATAAAAACGATCAAAATCCTCTATTTTTTAAATAACTTTTAGTCATCTATACTTATTCCCGCCAAAAACCCTGTAGACATAGCTATTTGCAGGTTATATCCACCTGTGTATGCATCCACATCTATCATCTCACCTGCAAAATATAAATTATCTATTATTTTAGATTTCATAGTAGATGGGTCTATATCTTTTATGTTAACTCCACCTGATGTAACTATTGCCTCAGCTATAGGTCTAAGTCCTTTAATATTCAATTCAAAATTTTGAATTAAATGACAAAGCGTTTTTCTTTCTTCTTTAGTAATTGAGTTTACCTTTTTATCTTCATCTATTTCACTTATCTTTATTATAATAGCTATTATCTTTTGTGGTAATAAATCATTAAGTGAATTTTTAAAATCCTTATTAAGATATTTTGAAAAATCTTTTTGAATTCTTTTATCTAACTCTTCTGGTGTTAATGCTGGTTTTAAATTAATTACTGCTTTTAAATTAGTTTCTTTATTTACTACATTACTTCCACTTAATACTATTGGACCAGATACACCATAGTGAGTAAATAACATTTCACCAAACTCTTCATATAATTTTTTATTGTTTTTATTTTTAATTAAAAACTTAACATTCTTAAGAGAAAGGCCTTGTAATTCCTTAATCCAATCTTCTTTTACTTCAATAGGCACCAACGCTGGTTTGGGTTCCACTATCTTATGACCTAATTTTCTTGAAAAAGATAATCCTTCTCCTGTAGATCCTGTTTGAGGATACGAAAGTCCTCCCGTTGCAAATATAAAATAATCTCCTGATATTTCTTTGCCGCTTTCAAGTACTACTTTTAAAATTTTATTATCTTTTTGTATAATCTTCTTAACACTAGAATTCAGCATTATACTTACCTCTTTATTGTCAAGTTCCCTTTCAAAAGCTTTTATAATGTCTGAAGACTTATCTGACTTAGGGAAAACCCTATCTCCTCTTTCTACTTTTAAATGTACTCCTAATTTTTCAAAAAAGTCCATTGTATCTAAATTAGTATATGAATATAAGCTACTGTACATAAAATTTGAATTAACAGGTATATTTTCAAAAAACTCACTTATATCTTTATTATTTGTAATATTACATCTTCCTTTTCCTGTTATGAACAATTTTTTACCTAGCTTATCGTTTTTTTCTAAAAGAATTACATTATGTTTTTCTGCAGCTTTAATCGCTGCCATCATACCAGCGGGTCCACCGCCTATAACTACAACTTTTTTCATTGGTCCACCTCTTTATAAGTATGTAAATATATATACTATTATAGTTCAATATAATGTAGTAGTCTATTCAAGTATATAATTATTAAATAATATAAAAATAAAAAAAGTAAGAAATTAAGAATAACTCCTCACTTTAATAAAAACTAAATCACTCTTCCCTTTTGCATGAATAAATTTGATACTCTTCCCAAATGTTTTCCAACTCTTTAAATAAACTAGATATGTGTTCCTTTTCCCTTAGTCCTACTGCAACAATTAAAGCATTAATTACACTAAGCGGTGCAACTAATGAATCAACAAAAGAAGCCATATTACTTTGAGCTATTAATGTGTATTGAGCCTTTGTAGCAAGGGGTGATAATAAACTATCTGTTATTGCGACTACTTTTGTACCTTTAGTTTGAGCAAAAGATAACGCTTCTACTGTTCTTGCTGCATAACGAGGGAATCCTATTCCTATAAGTAGGTCTTCTTTTGTGATGTTTATCATTTGATCAAAAACATCACTTATGCCATGTTTTACAACTTTTACATTTACATTGTCTAAAATCATATTTAAATAAAATGCTAAAAATTCAGCCAAAACAGTAGAGCTTCTAAGTCCAATTATATAAATTCGTTTAGCCTGAAATATACTATCAACTACTTCTTCAAAGTCTTTATAGTTTATTTTTTCTAGAGTAGCACGGATATTTTCCATGTCTCCCTTTAATACTCCTTTTAAAGCGTTTTCTTGATTTATCAAATTATTTGATATTTCTATTCTTTGTACCGTAGTTAGCTTATTCTTTATTAAATCATGAAGTGCTTTCTGTAATTTTGGATATCCACTAAATCCAAGTTCATTTGCAAATCTTACAACTGTAGATTCACTAACACCTACACTATTTCCAAGTTTAGCAGCTGTCATAAAAGCAGCCTTATCATAATGTTTTAATATGTATTCAGCTATTAATTTTTGACCTTTACTTAATCTCGTAAATTTCATCTGTATGGTTCTCATTAGGTCTTGAGTATTGTCATCCATTATTTTATTCAATCCTTTCTTACGTAGCAACAATATGAAATTTTTACTTCATTTTAACATCAATTAATTTTTTTATCAATATATCATGCAGTTTTATTAACTTTATATCAAAATTCAAATAGATATTATAGGCTTTTTAAATATTTTATTTCGGACTCATTCAAATATCTCCATTCACCTCTTTTAATAGTATTCAAAGAGATTTTTCCTACAGATACTCTTTTAAGGGCTATAACTGGATGACCTATTTTTTCACACATACGCCTTACTTGTCTGTTTTTACCTTCATGTATAATTATTTTAACTTTACATTTATCATTTAATTTTTCTAGTATTTCAAAACTTGCTTTAGATGTTACATATCCTCCAATATCAATGCCATTACAAAAATTCTTTATTTCATCATGTGATGGTATCCCTTTAATAACCGCTATATATACTTTATCTATTTCTTCACGAGGATGAATTATTTTATTATATACATCACCATCATTAGTAAGTAGGATTAATCCAGAGGTATTATAGTCCAATCTACCTATCGGAAAAATTCTTTCGTTGACTTTTACTATATCTAGTATAGTTTTTCTTCCACGTTCATCTTTAACAGTTGATACATAACCTTCTGGCTTATTAAGTGCTATATATACTTTCTGCTCTTCTAAAGTAATGAGGACAGAATCTACATATACCTTATCTATTTCCGGATCAACTTTAAATCCAAGTTCATTAACTATTTCACAATTAACTTTTACTCTATCTTGCGAAATAATTTCTTCACATTTTCTCCTTGATGCAACTCCACAAGCTGCCATATATTTTTGAAGCCTTTCTTTCAACATAATCACCTACATTCTTTTATTTACAGAGTTTATTATATAAGGATTTCTTTTTTTAATCAAATAATATATAGCTTTGGCAATTCTGTTGTTTTTTATATTATATAGTGATATATTATAAATACTGTATTTTTGTTAAGTACTAATTAAATCATAAAAGTGAGGGATAAACTTACATGGCAAAATATGAACTAGTTGCGACAGCGGCTTTTGGTTTAGAAGGACTTGTGGGAAAAGAACTTAAAAGATTAGGATGCAAAGACCTACAAGTTGAAAATGGAAAGATTACATATATAGGTGATGAAGAGTGTATATGTAAATCTAATCTTTGGCTTAGATGTGCAGATAGAGTATATATAAAACTAGCTGAATTCAAAGCCACAACTTTTGAAGAATTATTCCAAGGCACAAGAAGTATTTCTTGGGCAGATTATCTACCTGAAGATGCTAACTTTATTGTAAATGCAAAATCAGTAAAATCAGCACTTTTTAGTTTATCTGATATACAATCAATATGTAAAAAGGCTATTGTAGAAAATTTAAAAGAAGAGTATGAAGTAGAATGGTTTAGCGAAGACGGAAGTTTATATCCAATAGTAATTTCTATACTAGATGATGTAGCAACTGTTTTATTAGATACTAGTGGTGAAGCATTACATAAAAGAGGCTATAGAGAAAAAGGTAGTGCAGCTCCTTTAAAAGAAACTTTAGCTGCTGCATTAGTTACATTAAGTAATTGGAGATATGATAGATTATTTATAGATCCATTTTGCGGTTCAGGAACACTTCCTATAGAAGCTGCTATGATAGCTAGAAATATAGCTCCTGGTCTTAATAGAAAATTTGCATGTGAAGAATGGGACTTCATCATATCTTCACTTACATGGAAAAAAGTTAGAAAAGAAGCATATGAAGCTATTATGTATGATAAAGAATATCATATATTTGGATATGATATAGATAGCAAAATCATACCTATTGCAAGAGAAAATGCTATAAAAGCCGGCGTAGATGATTGCATACATTTTCAAACTCAACCTATGAATGAATTAAAGACTCATTACAGATATGGTACTATCGTTTGTAATCCTCCATATGGTGAGAGATTAAATGAAGTAAAAGAAGTTGAATCTCTTTATAAAGAAATGGGTAAAGTATTTGACAAATTTGAAACTTGGTCAAAATTTATAATTACATCTTATGACGAGTTTGAAAAATGTTTTGGTAAAAAATCTGATAAGAATAGAAAACTATATAACGGTAGAATTCAATGTTATTATTATCAATACCTTGGTCCTAAACCACCAAGAAAAAGTAGAAATAGGGATATGGATTAATCCATACCCCTATTTCTTTTCTCTTTTATCAATCCTTAATCCATCTATTAAAATAGATAAAAAAATTGGTATAGAAATTATAGTTAATAAATACGATGTTATCATCTCTAATAAAATAATTCCTAAAAAAAACACCCCTCTAGGTATCATATCTCCAAACCCAACGGTAAAAAACGTAACAGCGCTAAAATAAATACATTCTCCAAAAGTTTTTCTTCTACCATCATCCATAAAGTTTCCTTTTAAATCTAAAGCTATATCTGTTGGAAGATTGTTTATTATGTAATATATGAAACCATAGGCACTTATTACTAATGAAATTGAAAATATAATTATTATTAAAAAAAAAGCAAATCTATTATTATAAATATACTTTTTAATGGAGCCAGTCTTATTATTAAATGAATTAATGTCTTTCCATATAAAATACATATTATAGAGCATTAAAACTAATAATAAAGAAATTAATAACAAACTAAAAACTATTGGTCTTCTAAGATATAATGGTTTATTATTTCTAATAGTTATGGATATGTATAATCCATAAAGTGCAGTTATTGTTCCTATCATTAAAAATAAAAAATTTATTAAAAACTTTTCAAATGTGTTATTTTGCTTATGTATGATTATTATGCAAATGACACATATTAATATATATATAATTATTGACAATATCATATTGATATTTTGAAACTCCTTTTTAAAATTTAAGTAGTTGTTTTCTATAAGTACTATATGCTATAAGTTTACATATATTCATTTTAGTTTACATTTTAATTTTTTATACATAATTATAATTATGTAAACCAATTGTTTGTTATTTCTTATCTCAATTTTGTTATTCACTGCTTTTTATCACATACATTTTCCTACTTTTTAACGCTTTTCAATAAAATAAAAAACTAATTATTGATTTATTTAAAAATCAATAATTAGTTTTTTACTGCATTATTCTATTAATTTGTAACTAAACTTAATTTTAATGCATCTAAAACTAGTTGTATAGGTACCGTATCTGAACTACTTATTAAATATTTTTATTTAATATTCCACAACCAGAATAGCCGTTCATATTAGCCAAATTTGCAACAAAATGATTTTTATTCATAAATATTATTG containing:
- a CDS encoding NAD(P)/FAD-dependent oxidoreductase, yielding MKKVVVIGGGPAGMMAAIKAAEKHNVILLEKNDKLGKKLFITGKGRCNITNNKDISEFFENIPVNSNFMYSSLYSYTNLDTMDFFEKLGVHLKVERGDRVFPKSDKSSDIIKAFERELDNKEVSIMLNSSVKKIIQKDNKILKVVLESGKEISGDYFIFATGGLSYPQTGSTGEGLSFSRKLGHKIVEPKPALVPIEVKEDWIKELQGLSLKNVKFLIKNKNNKKLYEEFGEMLFTHYGVSGPIVLSGSNVVNKETNLKAVINLKPALTPEELDKRIQKDFSKYLNKDFKNSLNDLLPQKIIAIIIKISEIDEDKKVNSITKEERKTLCHLIQNFELNIKGLRPIAEAIVTSGGVNIKDIDPSTMKSKIIDNLYFAGEMIDVDAYTGGYNLQIAMSTGFLAGISIDD
- a CDS encoding THUMP domain-containing class I SAM-dependent RNA methyltransferase; translated protein: MAKYELVATAAFGLEGLVGKELKRLGCKDLQVENGKITYIGDEECICKSNLWLRCADRVYIKLAEFKATTFEELFQGTRSISWADYLPEDANFIVNAKSVKSALFSLSDIQSICKKAIVENLKEEYEVEWFSEDGSLYPIVISILDDVATVLLDTSGEALHKRGYREKGSAAPLKETLAAALVTLSNWRYDRLFIDPFCGSGTLPIEAAMIARNIAPGLNRKFACEEWDFIISSLTWKKVRKEAYEAIMYDKEYHIFGYDIDSKIIPIARENAIKAGVDDCIHFQTQPMNELKTHYRYGTIVCNPPYGERLNEVKEVESLYKEMGKVFDKFETWSKFIITSYDEFEKCFGKKSDKNRKLYNGRIQCYYYQYLGPKPPRKSRNRDMD
- a CDS encoding pseudouridine synthase, with amino-acid sequence MKERLQKYMAACGVASRRKCEEIISQDRVKVNCEIVNELGFKVDPEIDKVYVDSVLITLEEQKVYIALNKPEGYVSTVKDERGRKTILDIVKVNERIFPIGRLDYNTSGLILLTNDGDVYNKIIHPREEIDKVYIAVIKGIPSHDEIKNFCNGIDIGGYVTSKASFEILEKLNDKCKVKIIIHEGKNRQVRRMCEKIGHPVIALKRVSVGKISLNTIKRGEWRYLNESEIKYLKSL
- a CDS encoding potassium channel family protein encodes the protein MILSIIIYILICVICIIIIHKQNNTFEKFLINFLFLMIGTITALYGLYISITIRNNKPLYLRRPIVFSLLLISLLLVLMLYNMYFIWKDINSFNNKTGSIKKYIYNNRFAFFLIIIIFSISLVISAYGFIYYIINNLPTDIALDLKGNFMDDGRRKTFGECIYFSAVTFFTVGFGDMIPRGVFFLGIILLEMITSYLLTIISIPIFLSILIDGLRIDKREKK
- a CDS encoding MurR/RpiR family transcriptional regulator, whose amino-acid sequence is MDDNTQDLMRTIQMKFTRLSKGQKLIAEYILKHYDKAAFMTAAKLGNSVGVSESTVVRFANELGFSGYPKLQKALHDLIKNKLTTVQRIEISNNLINQENALKGVLKGDMENIRATLEKINYKDFEEVVDSIFQAKRIYIIGLRSSTVLAEFLAFYLNMILDNVNVKVVKHGISDVFDQMINITKEDLLIGIGFPRYAARTVEALSFAQTKGTKVVAITDSLLSPLATKAQYTLIAQSNMASFVDSLVAPLSVINALIVAVGLREKEHISSLFKELENIWEEYQIYSCKREE